Proteins encoded in a region of the Methanobrevibacter millerae genome:
- a CDS encoding dihydromethanopterin reductase (acceptor), translating to MRIGFAFTGAGHLLNESVRVAEKLAKDHEVTIFLSGAAEDVLKMYGLYERVTRLTGGKYRELATDSNQKFSYPITGRLSLGKYDLLIVSPATANTVSKIVHGIADTLVTNAVAQAGKGAVKTFMVPVDIHPGPIDTVLPSKMETTKCQNCDECVAALVCPEGAIIPHDEIDLTKCVGCGQCRNTCPYDAISEGKIITMYMRDIDIENTRKLAEIDDIQIFEHPKDLLEFV from the coding sequence ATGAGAATAGGGTTTGCTTTTACAGGTGCAGGTCATTTACTAAATGAATCTGTTCGGGTAGCTGAAAAATTAGCTAAAGACCATGAAGTCACAATATTTCTTTCAGGTGCTGCTGAAGACGTATTGAAGATGTATGGTCTATACGAAAGGGTTACCAGATTGACTGGTGGCAAATACAGGGAACTTGCAACAGATTCCAACCAAAAATTTTCATATCCTATAACAGGCAGACTCTCACTTGGTAAATATGATTTGTTGATTGTATCTCCGGCAACAGCAAATACAGTTTCTAAGATTGTTCACGGTATAGCTGATACTTTGGTGACTAATGCCGTTGCACAGGCAGGTAAAGGTGCTGTTAAGACTTTTATGGTTCCAGTTGATATTCATCCGGGACCAATTGACACAGTTTTACCTTCAAAAATGGAAACCACCAAATGTCAAAACTGTGATGAGTGTGTTGCAGCATTGGTATGTCCTGAAGGTGCAATCATTCCTCATGATGAAATTGATTTGACAAAATGTGTCGGATGCGGACAGTGCAGGAATACCTGTCCTTATGATGCGATTTCTGAAGGAAAAATCATAACCATGTATATGCGCGATATTGACATTGAAAATACCCGTAAGCTCGCTGAAATTGATGATATTCAGATATTTGAACATCCAAAAGATCTTTTAGAGTTTGTTTAA
- the glyA gene encoding serine hydroxymethyltransferase: MTNYHDEILKFEEIAKEHTQYMRNSINLIASENVTSVEVTEALATDFAHRYAEGQAFQRFYEGCQYVDQVEDMTKKLSCKVYDCEYANVQPVSGVTANLAAFFGFAKPGEKVMALEVPSGGHISHADVSAAGIRGLKTVFHPLNKDIMNIDIDAMNKKILEEKPKIVLFGGSLFLFPHPIKEAREAADEVGATIMYDGAHVLGLIAGGQFQQPLKEGADVMMGSTHKTFPGPQGGIILSNKENEELIDNAVFPGVVSNHHLHHLLGLGIATAEMLEFGEAYAKQTIKNAQALGQAMYELGFDVLCEDQGFTQSHQIAVDLSSIRSASDIAKELADNNVVLNKNLLPGDDRDNSDNPSGIRIGTQEITRRGLKEKEMSEVAEFIKRVAVDKENIADEVAEFMNQYVTLDYAFSDRDAYQYHAL; this comes from the coding sequence ATGACTAATTATCATGATGAAATTTTAAAATTTGAAGAAATTGCAAAAGAACATACTCAATATATGAGAAACAGTATTAATTTGATTGCTTCTGAAAATGTAACCAGTGTAGAAGTTACTGAAGCATTGGCAACAGATTTTGCTCACAGATATGCAGAAGGACAAGCTTTTCAAAGATTCTATGAAGGATGTCAGTATGTCGACCAAGTGGAAGACATGACCAAAAAACTTTCATGCAAAGTATATGACTGTGAATATGCAAATGTTCAGCCTGTTTCAGGTGTAACAGCAAACTTGGCAGCATTCTTTGGATTTGCAAAACCTGGTGAAAAAGTAATGGCTTTGGAAGTTCCATCAGGAGGACACATTTCTCATGCTGATGTAAGTGCTGCAGGTATTCGCGGACTTAAAACTGTTTTCCATCCTTTAAACAAAGATATCATGAACATTGACATTGATGCAATGAACAAAAAAATCCTCGAAGAAAAACCAAAAATAGTATTGTTCGGAGGAAGCTTATTCCTATTCCCACATCCTATCAAAGAAGCTCGTGAAGCAGCTGATGAAGTTGGAGCAACTATTATGTATGATGGAGCTCACGTATTAGGTCTTATTGCGGGAGGCCAATTCCAACAACCTCTTAAGGAAGGAGCAGACGTAATGATGGGAAGTACCCACAAAACATTCCCTGGTCCACAAGGTGGAATTATCCTTTCAAACAAAGAAAACGAAGAGTTAATTGACAATGCAGTATTTCCGGGTGTTGTAAGTAACCACCATTTACACCATTTGCTTGGTTTAGGTATTGCAACTGCTGAAATGTTGGAATTCGGAGAAGCTTATGCAAAACAGACCATTAAAAACGCTCAGGCATTAGGTCAGGCAATGTATGAATTAGGATTTGACGTATTATGTGAAGATCAAGGATTCACTCAATCCCACCAAATCGCTGTTGATTTAAGTTCAATCAGATCAGCATCAGACATTGCAAAAGAGCTTGCTGACAATAATGTTGTCTTAAACAAAAACCTTTTACCTGGTGATGACAGAGATAATTCCGATAATCCGTCCGGTATCAGAATAGGAACTCAGGAAATTACCAGAAGAGGATTGAAAGAAAAAGAAATGTCTGAAGTCGCTGAATTCATTAAACGTGTTGCAGTCGATAAGGAAAACATCGCTGATGAAGTTGCTGAATTCATGAACCAATACGTAACCTTGGATTATGCATTCTCTGACAGGGATGCTTACCAATATCATGCATTATAG
- a CDS encoding DUF192 domain-containing protein, with amino-acid sequence MIEIKYADNYIKRLLGLMFKKDIDYGLLFILKYGSSIHTCFMNFTIDVYFLDENKIIFEKVTLKPWKFYKPSKKAKYILETKKNHINLKKGEKLELNKL; translated from the coding sequence ATGATAGAAATAAAATATGCTGATAATTATATAAAAAGACTATTAGGATTAATGTTTAAAAAAGATATTGATTATGGATTATTATTTATTTTAAAATATGGGTCCAGTATCCATACATGTTTCATGAACTTTACGATAGATGTGTATTTTTTAGATGAAAACAAAATAATTTTTGAGAAAGTCACACTTAAACCATGGAAATTCTACAAGCCATCAAAAAAAGCAAAATATATCTTAGAAACAAAAAAGAATCATATTAATTTAAAAAAAGGTGAAAAACTAGAGTTAAACAAACTCTAA
- a CDS encoding DsbA family protein, which translates to MKIIYWSDFNCPYSYIGYTRLRKAIDELGLKIEMEMKAFELEEELEENVVVPMRNHYARKYGIPEFEATKQLNEIDEIGHEEGLDLDYSNAEISPSKDAHRLLKLTMSKNDPQLVENIIEKLYRAFLCENKTLNDKNLLIEIASSEGIDTKEVRDMLESDAYKVEVEIDKEDAKLNRVYAVPCYFIENGDEILAIPGALTCEEFKNALQDLKSGEIESKTFE; encoded by the coding sequence ATGAAAATTATATACTGGAGTGACTTTAACTGTCCGTATTCATACATCGGTTATACAAGGCTTAGAAAGGCTATTGATGAATTGGGATTAAAGATTGAAATGGAAATGAAAGCATTCGAACTTGAAGAGGAACTTGAAGAAAATGTTGTTGTGCCAATGCGCAATCATTATGCAAGAAAATACGGAATACCTGAGTTTGAAGCGACAAAACAGCTTAATGAAATTGATGAAATAGGCCATGAGGAAGGCCTGGATTTGGACTATTCCAATGCAGAGATTTCACCATCAAAAGACGCTCACAGATTATTGAAACTTACAATGAGCAAAAACGATCCCCAATTAGTTGAAAATATTATAGAAAAACTATATAGGGCTTTTTTATGTGAAAACAAAACATTAAACGATAAGAATCTGTTAATTGAAATCGCATCATCTGAAGGAATTGATACAAAAGAAGTCCGCGATATGCTTGAAAGCGATGCATATAAAGTGGAAGTTGAAATTGACAAGGAAGATGCCAAACTGAATAGGGTATATGCCGTGCCATGCTATTTTATTGAAAACGGAGATGAAATTCTAGCAATTCCCGGAGCACTTACATGCGAAGAATTCAAAAATGCACTCCAGGATTTGAAAAGCGGTGAAATCGAATCAAAAACTTTTGAATGA
- a CDS encoding MFS transporter, translating into MLSSLGINTPLSIIGIISEISQFFNTSISISGLYVSSFTFAIAIFGLFTPMLFSRFERKSTFVSILSIFAVSNIVIIFINNILIASFFRILSAAFYPAFISIALTVCEEIAPEGEKQDYITKILLGISVGSIVGLPITTALGTVFGYQTAMSWIFAFNFLTLLLIIIFFPRIPGRYESHEIPFSLLKSRQFILASVGIIMMPIGASIVYNYLPYFLQNVTHIYTYKLSVFLFTYGLFSIFGTWLGGKLIVIRDKLTLIIFQVVCALIFVLMYFSSDYLILVLILILIFGILDGMGYNLIQYIETSVLEDDLELANGIFLSILNGGIAMGIAIGGFLVDGFGVMSIFPAGTIFLIVAFVILFYVIFFLKINLKYS; encoded by the coding sequence ATGCTTTCTTCTTTAGGTATTAACACTCCTTTAAGCATTATAGGTATTATTTCTGAAATTTCACAATTTTTCAACACATCCATTTCAATTTCAGGATTGTATGTTAGTTCTTTCACATTTGCTATCGCGATTTTTGGATTGTTCACACCGATGCTGTTTTCCAGATTTGAAAGAAAATCGACATTTGTTAGCATTTTGTCAATTTTTGCAGTTTCTAATATCGTTATTATTTTTATAAATAACATTCTAATTGCATCATTTTTTAGAATATTGTCTGCAGCTTTCTATCCTGCTTTTATATCCATTGCATTAACCGTATGTGAAGAGATAGCTCCTGAAGGCGAAAAGCAGGATTACATTACAAAAATATTACTTGGAATATCAGTTGGAAGTATTGTAGGATTGCCTATTACGACAGCTTTGGGTACAGTATTTGGATATCAGACGGCGATGTCATGGATTTTTGCATTTAACTTTTTAACATTGCTTTTGATTATCATATTTTTCCCAAGAATTCCCGGCAGATATGAAAGTCATGAAATACCTTTTTCATTATTGAAGTCCAGGCAATTCATATTAGCTTCCGTAGGAATTATTATGATGCCAATTGGTGCAAGCATAGTCTACAATTACCTTCCGTACTTCCTGCAGAATGTTACACATATTTATACCTATAAGTTAAGTGTTTTCCTATTCACTTATGGATTGTTTTCAATCTTCGGAACATGGCTTGGAGGCAAATTGATTGTAATAAGGGATAAGTTAACATTAATTATATTTCAAGTAGTTTGTGCTTTGATTTTTGTTCTAATGTATTTTTCATCAGATTATCTGATTTTAGTGTTAATACTGATTTTAATATTTGGCATACTTGATGGCATGGGATACAACCTGATACAATACATTGAAACTTCAGTGCTTGAAGATGATTTGGAGCTTGCAAACGGAATATTTTTAAGCATATTGAATGGTGGAATCGCTATGGGAATTGCTATTGGAGGATTTTTGGTTGACGGATTTGGTGTAATGTCTATATTTCCTGCAGGCACAATATTTCTAATTGTTGCATTCGTTATTCTTTTTTATGTTATATTTTTTTTAAAAATCAATTTGAAATATAGCTGA